One Amphiprion ocellaris isolate individual 3 ecotype Okinawa chromosome 5, ASM2253959v1, whole genome shotgun sequence genomic region harbors:
- the zgc:112334 gene encoding rab GDP dissociation inhibitor beta yields the protein MQEYDIIVLGTGLKECILSGLMSLSGKKVLHIDKNPYYGGESASISPLEELYKKFKVPGPSKSTSRGKEWNIDLIPKFFLATGQLVKILVHTEVTRYLDFKVVEGSYVYKGGKVHKVPATEEDAHSSDLMGMFDKRRLKKLLLFALNFDVRNPRTYQDIDPQKTTTRDLFARFDLGLDVIEVIGHAIALHSSESYLDEPCVETISRIRLYVESLTRHSTTPYLYPVYGLGELPQGFARLSAEYGGTFLLNRTVDEIVMDNGKVTAVKSEGKLFHCKQLICDPSYVPSRVRKVGRVIRVICLLNHPVKNTHEANSCQIIIPQTQLNRKSDIYISVVSFNHNVASDGMYIATVSTTAETINPEKEVQPGLELLEPIMQKFVSVSNLLVPKDDGTKSQIFVSRSFDATNHFESECVDIKDMYRRLTGAELSFVASRHQSHNSDED from the exons ATGCAGGAATATGATATTATTGTGCTTGGAACTGGACTTAAG GAATGTATCCTCTCTGGTTTAATGTCTCTAAGTGGGAAAAAGGTTCTTCACATTGACAAGAATCCTTACTATGGAGGAGAGAGTGCGTCGATTTCTCCCCTGGAAGAA TTGTACAAGAAGTTTAAGGTTCCAGGTCCTTCGAAATCCACAAGCCGTGGGAAAGAGTGGAACATTGACCTCATCCCCAaattttttcttgccactg GTCAACTGGTGAAAATCTTGGTGCACACTGAGGTTACTCGCTATCTGGACTTCAAAGTCGTTGAAGGCAGCTATGTATACAAAGGTGGCAAAGTGCACAAAGTCCCTGCCACAGAAGAAGACGCTCATTCTTCAG ATCTGATGGGCATGTTTGACAAGAGAAGGTTAAAGAAGCTGCTGCTCTTCGCCCTCAACTTTGACGTGAGAAACCCTCGCACCTACCAGGACATTGATCCTCAGAAAACAACCACGCGGGATCTGTTCGCTCGCTTTGACCTGGGCCTTGATGTTATAGAGGTCATAGGTCATGCCATAGCATTACACAGCAGCGAGAG TTACCTGGACGAACCCTGTGTGGAGACTATCAGCAGGATCAGACTCTACGTTGAGTCTCTGACCCGCCACAGCACCACACCGTACCTGTACCCCGTGTACGGGCTGGGAGAACTACCGCAGGGATTTGCCAG acTGAGCGCAGAATATGGAGGAACCTTCTTGTTGAATAGAACAGTGGATGAGATTGTGATGGACAACGGCAAAGTGACAGCTGTGAAATCTgaggggaag CTGTTCCACTGTAAACAGTTAATCTGTGATCCCAGCTACGTTCCCAGTCGGGTCAGGAAAGTCGGACGGGTCATAAGGGTGATCTGTTTATTAAACCATCCAGTTAAAAACACTCACGAGGCCAACTCCTGTCAGATCATCATCCCTCAAACACAGCTCAACAGAAAGTCAG ACATCTATATATCTGTAGTCTCCTTTAACCACAACGTGGCCTCAGACGGGATGTACATCGCCACAGTGAGCACAACCGCAGAAACCATCAACCCAGAAAAAGAAGTGCAGCCGGGGCTGGAGCTTCTCGAGCCCATCATGCAAAA ATTTGTGTCTGTCAGCAACCTGCTAGTTCCAAAAGACGATGGAACAAAGAGTCAG ATATTTGTGTCTCGCTCATTTGATGCAACAAACCACTTTGAGTCTGAATGTGTAGACATCAAAGATATGTACCGCCGGCTCACAGGAGCAGAGCTCAGCTTCGTGGCATCACGACACCAGTCTCATAACTCAGATGAAGACTGA